From the genome of Treponema peruense:
CAAAATCGCTTATATCAAGAGACTTTTCAAAAGCCGTTAAGATTTTATATATAATTTTGAAGTTATCGGTCATTCTTCGTCTTTGTCACGTGGGTACACAAATTCTAATGGGGCTTGAATGACTCTTGCATTTTTTTCAAGTTTGAACCCAATGTCAGAAGGTAAAGTATATTCTTTGATTGTCCCATTTTTTTTGTAAACAACAAACATAGGATAATAATCTCCAGGAATTGGAAGTTCCTCGTTATTACTTTTATCAAATCCGATTAAATAATAATCTTTACCTTCCTTTAGTTCAGTGTTTATATGAAAAGAGGTATCATTAAGTTTGTTAATCGCTATTTCACAAGCCTTTTTTAAATCTATCATGTATTGCCTCCTTCACAACAACCTGCAATCCAATCTAAAGGCTTCAGATTGTCTATTCTTGAAATCATTATACTACCAGGTCTTCCCATAGTCAAATAATACTCTACGTCTTTCTCCCCATTTTGTGGGTCGAGAAACTTAATATTTCCTTTGACATTTTCTACTGCAAAAACATGTGCTCCGCCTCTTCTCCAGCGTATATATATTTCTGCTCTGGCTCCGTCTCCCCATGACTTCATTTTTGTTAAAATATCTTTCTTACCAGTTCCTGAACATGTTTGCCATGATTGATTTTCAAAAATATTTTGCCAATTAGAAGCAATTTTATCTGTTATATTGTCGGGTCTACCTTTGCTATCAAGGATTCGAGCTTTTGCCGTTACATTATAACCTCTTCGTCGTAATTCCCAGGTGGGAACACACCTTTGACAATTCGCCTTATAAGCCTCTCCACTTGTAGTATAACTTGGATTTGTACCCTTTGTGTCTGTTATAATTGTGTGTTTTTCTTGCTTTGCAAAATATTCTTCTGGTTCAGTAGGAACACTACTATAAATAGTCGGAGCAGTTTTTAATGGTATTGCAGTTTTTGTTTCTTTTGTTTTTGTGGCAGAAGTTGGACTCGCAATCCCTCTCGGCTGTTTCCCGCTCTTCGTGCCGATATACTCTCGTTCGTAATCTCTTTTTAATCCTGTTTTGTCCGTAAAGTCCTGTGCAATTTTCTGCCATTCACCGAGCTTTACGCGTGCGCTTGTATCGTCCACGCCGCCTGCTCTTTGAATATCTGCCGTGCGTTTCCACTGCCTTATCTTTCGTTCAATCGCTCTCTGCTTCTGCCGTGCCTCGTACTTCGTCATCTTTTTGCCGTTGTACTCAACATCTTTTTTGTTCATTTCCTTTAAATCTTTTCCGTCATAGTGTTTTTCCATTCCGGGAAAGTACGGGTAATAAGAATGTCGGCAGTTTATTCCGCAAATACCTGTTGCAGTTCCGGGTTTACAAACTTCTTCAAAAGAATCATAAAACACACCGTCAACTTCTCTTGCTTTTCCGCGCACATAAACTTTTCCCTGCCATGCTGCGTGTTCAGGACGTGCTCCCTCGTGTGCGTCAACTTCAACAAGTTCAACACCCAAATCTTCACAATTGCGTTCAGTAATTTCTGCACAGGTTTGGTTTATTCCTGTCATAACATTCATTCTTACAGCCGCTTCAATCGAAAGACTTCTTGTTTCTTTTTTGTAATTGTAATTTACGCTTGTCCTGTCATTCTTCGCAAGTGAGTTTACGCTTTGCTTTATTGCACTGTCATAATCAAAAGCCCCGGAAGCAACTTTCATATAAGCACTGTTGCATTCTTCAACAAAACGGCTTTCCGCATTGCTTGCAATCGTCTGCGTAAGACGCACAAGACCTTCATAATCTGCCTTAAACTGATTATTGATAATGTCAGTAGTAGCCGCGCCCTTTGCAATCTTCCCGTCAGAAAGTTTCATGACAGTAGCTTCAAGGATCTGCTTCTGGTTGTCGCTCAAATGTGCTTTATTGTACTGCGCCAAATCTTTCTGTGCAGATTTCTGTACAGCTTCTTCAAAAAGCCTTTTGAGTTCTTTCTGTGCCTGTGCATTGTATTTTACAAGAGCCTTGTTGATAGATTTTTTAAGACTTCCCAG
Proteins encoded in this window:
- a CDS encoding phage minor capsid protein, with amino-acid sequence MLTPSYLAGLPDEMVKIYSQLEADIACDIARRVSKLGKVTDASQWQMMILDELGSLKKSINKALVKYNAQAQKELKRLFEEAVQKSAQKDLAQYNKAHLSDNQKQILEATVMKLSDGKIAKGAATTDIINNQFKADYEGLVRLTQTIASNAESRFVEECNSAYMKVASGAFDYDSAIKQSVNSLAKNDRTSVNYNYKKETRSLSIEAAVRMNVMTGINQTCAEITERNCEDLGVELVEVDAHEGARPEHAAWQGKVYVRGKAREVDGVFYDSFEEVCKPGTATGICGINCRHSYYPYFPGMEKHYDGKDLKEMNKKDVEYNGKKMTKYEARQKQRAIERKIRQWKRTADIQRAGGVDDTSARVKLGEWQKIAQDFTDKTGLKRDYEREYIGTKSGKQPRGIASPTSATKTKETKTAIPLKTAPTIYSSVPTEPEEYFAKQEKHTIITDTKGTNPSYTTSGEAYKANCQRCVPTWELRRRGYNVTAKARILDSKGRPDNITDKIASNWQNIFENQSWQTCSGTGKKDILTKMKSWGDGARAEIYIRWRRGGAHVFAVENVKGNIKFLDPQNGEKDVEYYLTMGRPGSIMISRIDNLKPLDWIAGCCEGGNT